The DNA region AATGGTGTTGTCAAGTAGATTGAGCTATTAAGTCAGGTCATTGTCAAATGACATGACAACAACTAGTTTGACTGGAGGTACACAGCAATCCCTCCTTGGGGTTCCGCTGAATATTCACAGATATAGTCTTTTCGCAGAGAGGTAGCTGTAGCACGTTATTTTTCAAGTTCTTACTCTTTATCCGTTCCAACTCATTTGCTGTGTCTGACATTTGGTCAGAAAAGAATTTTATGCTGCCCAAAGATGAAGCTGGGTTTGCACTCCCACTAGAACTTATGCACATTTTCCACATTGATTTCTCTTGCACTTTCACACTGGAAAATGAAAGATTGTTTTGAGGATCAATAATGTATTTAGTGCTGCCATGAATCTGGGAACCTAAGCAAAGGCTCATCAATTTTAGGCTTTCAACAAGGTCCCCTGCACTTCTAGAAGATAACTGCATTGAGTTTCCAGATCCAGCACATCTACGAGTAGAACCTGAAGTGTTGTTAGTGCTACCGCCGGAGCCCGTGGAGGGACTTCCCCCATTTTTGTTGTTATCACTAGGGCTTGTTTTGTCTATGCCTCCATTTCCATTGCTTGGTTTGCTCTGTCCACCACCATCTCCCTGGTTTCCAGGTGGCCCTTCACTACTATCCCGTCTGTGCCAGGAGTATGTAAACCCACTATCTTTATCTAGCCGTCTCCTACTTTCTGAGTCATCATCACTAGTTTCTGAGCTACTGCAGCTAGACCCCCGACCTTGGCTTTTCCTTCTGTGGTAGCGCTTATGCACTGTGCTAGGTGAAGCAATATTCATTTTTAACCTGCTAAGCTTTGGGGGTAAGTTCTCATCCATGTCAAACTCATCATCTGACTCCCCTTCCTCAAAGATTTGATTGAGGACTGGTGCACTCTTCCTGGAAGTGAGACGATTTGTAACTGAAGGCTTGCGGCGCAAAACAACTTGAGTTGAAAGAGAAATGGGTTTCTTATCttcttcatcttcctcttcaTCTTCTTCTACTCTAAACAAGCACTTCCGCCCACTAGTAGTGGGTTTTAAGCTCACTGAAGGAACCACTGAAAGTGCTGGCCCAGCTAATTCAGGGATATCCTCTTTCTTTGCTGAATCGCCAAGTGCCTTACTTCTGTGACCATTAAGAATATTTTCAGCAGTGCGAGCTGGAGACTGAGGAACAGTTgcatgggagagaggagaagctgTAAGGTCATCCTCCAGGTCCTGGGGTACATCGATTTTTGTTGGCCATGATTGCCTAGGTAAGAGAttgtgaaggagaaaaaaaaaaaggagtaaaatTAGATTTGATTGACAGCTAAAGAATACACAATATCAAATCTTCACAGTATATAGAGATTATAAAGACCACAGCAATTATCCTACTCGGCAAGCCAGTACAATTTATACatatctattttaaaagaaaacttaagaAAAATGATAAGTATAATTTAAGTTGCCAATTTAAAGATCTGAAAAAATCCATGACAGctctcagaaaacaaaaatggaaaaaaaatctttcttcaaaGTCACAGAAAACACTAAATCAAATGTTTGTGGGAGGTCTAGAATCAGTACGGACTAAGCAGGGAGGGTCCTGTTCCTGGAGCTTTTCAAACACAATCTAAGGTTGATGGTATTGTAGACAAGATTAATCTGGAGCTTTTTTATTCTTCCCAGTTTTCACTCAACAATATAAAAGCCATATTTACTCGGACATGTTGCTAGTTTTACTAAATCAATTTCTGCTAGTCATTTCAATATTCAACCAACAAGTCATATGAGTCCAGGCACCAAATAAAACATGATACTTTCAAAGACATTTTATCTGTAAGTGCATGGAACTTTGaatgtaaaacaaatgtattcagCATGAACCTCAAATCAAAGCAGTTATGAAAGAAGTGACACTTTGAAAGGTTGCAGAAGAGTTTTTCAACTAAAGGTTGGGGGAAACCAAcaagtgcagaggagcacatggtcaGGACAGACACCCCTTTAATAAATACTCCTCTAATGGATGTTACTCCAAATCACAGTAAAgaagagaggatagaagttgataaagtacaggtaggaactgaataGAAACAGTCAACAACGAAagaagagtcccattcaattacatcccGTGAAGGCAGATAAATATTAAGATGGGTGAATTTAGAATATTGATATAATTGACATcatagaaacttggtggaacaaagataatcaatgagacacagtaatagcagggtacaaaatatataggaatgacagagtaggttacAGTGGCAGAGGAGTGACACTATATCTGAAAGAGAACagagagtcaaatatagtaaaaatcctAATTTAATCACAATACCAtagaacagtcacaagagtgaaataccTGCAAACTgcacagaaattttaaaaagaggctctaactaaatgtataccccaaataaaaaaacaaaacagtaagacCATCAAAAAATGCCATCATGCTAAAAGAGGCAGTTTGAGACAACAAGACATTTTGTAGAAATTGaaaatcaaatcctactgaggaaaatacagAGAAGCATAAATTctgtcaagtgtaaaagtataactaggctggccaaaaaagaatctgaagcaCAACTATAAGACGACACAAAAACTAATAGCAGTTTCTTTTGTTAAGTACTTCAGAAACAGGAAACCTCCCAAACAATCAATGGGGCTACTGAACGAtcaaggagcattcaaggaagacaacGTCATTGcggaaaagctaaatgaattctttgcatcagtcctCACTGCAGAGGATCTGAGGGAGTTTCCTACACCTGAGCCATTCAATTTATTTGACAAAGTTGAGGAAATGTCTCAGAttgtttcagtggtagccgtgttggtctgcatcagcaaaaaaactgaggagtccttgtggcaccttcaacactaacaaatttattaaggcataagctttcgtgggctagaacccacttcatcagatgtatgaagtgaaaaatataggaccgggtataaatacatgaaaggatgggggttgctttaccatgtgtgaggtcagtctaacgagataaatcaattaacagcaggataccaagggaggagaaataacttttgaagtggtaagagagtggcccattacagacagttgacaagaatgtgtgagtaacagtagggagaaattagtattggggatattaggtttaggttttataatgacccaaccactcccagtctttattcagacctaatctgatggtatctagtttgcaaattaattccagttctgcagtttcatgttggagtctgtttttgaagtttttttgttgaagaattgccactttgaggtctcttattgagtgaccagagagactgaagtgttctcctactggtttttgaatgttatggttcctgatgtcagatttgtgttcatttattcttttccatagagactgtccagtttgggcaatgtacatggcagagggacattgctggcacatgatggcatatatcacattgatagatgtgcaggaggttttggaataaactgataaatgaaacagtaataagtcagcaggTCCAGATGTTATTCAttgaagagttctgaaggaactcaaatacgagtctgcagaactactaactgtgttaTGTAAAccattgcttaaatcagcctccgTACCAGATGACTGTgcatagctaatgtgacactgctattttaaaaagactccagacatgatcctggcaattacaggtaaTTAGGCCAAACTTCAGTAtcagacaaattggttgaaactattgtCAAGAACACAATTAACATAGATAAAAACAACCTGTGAGGGAAGAGTCAACAAggtttttataaaaggaaatcatgcctcaccaatctattagaattctttgaggggggtcaacaagcagaTGAACAAGGGAGATGCAGAGAAAGTCtctgataaggtccctcaccaaaggctcttaagcaaagtaaggagtcatgggataagagggaaggtcctctcatggatcattAACagattaaaagacagaaaacaaagggtagaaataaaggATCAGTTTcaaagtggagagaggtaaatagcggctCCCCACAcacaaggatctgtactgggacttgtgCTATTCagcatactcataaatgatctagaaaaggggtaaacagtgagatgataaagtttgcagatgatactaaattactcaaatagttaggtccaaagcagactgtgaaaagttacaaagggatttcaccaAACTGGGAGACTGAGCAATAAAGTGAcacatgaaattcagtgttgataagggcaaagtaatgcacattagaaataacaatcccaactatacatacaaaatgatagggtctaaattagccgttaccactcaagaaagatcttggagtcatcatacatagttctctgaaaacatcttctTAGTGTGCAGTGGCAATTCAAAAAGttcacagaatattaggaaccagtgggaaagggaaagataagaagacagaaaatataatgccagtTTATAAATCCATTGTATCCCCACATCTTTAatacatgcagttctggtcatctcaTCTGAAAAGAGATGTatcagaactggaaaaagtacaaagaagggtgacaaaaattattaggggcatggaacagttTCCACATGAGGATAAATTAAAAAGACGGGGGatttttcagcctggaaaagagaaaactgaggggagatataatagaggtctataaaatcatgaatggtgtggagaaagtgaataagaaagtgttatttaccccttcatacaacacaagaaccagaagtCACCCAAAGAAATTCataagcagatttaaaataaagatgaagaagtacttcttcagtcaacctgtggaactcaatgccagagaatgttgtgaaagccaaaagtataactgggttcaaaagagaattagataaactcagggaggataggtccatcaatggctattagccaagatggtcagggatggaaccACACGCACTGGATGTCCCTAAACTCTGCtagaaactgggattgtttgaccaggggtggatcactcaataaagTGCACTGTTCTGGtcaatccctctgaagcatctggcaccagccactggtgaaagacaggctactggaaatggaccattggtctgacccagtatgattcTCAGTACATCAGAGCAGTCCTTGGTTCACCTGAGGATGGGTTACATTTGTGGCTTTCTGACACaaactgggaggtggggaggtaGTGGTATTCTTCTATGCTCCACCTACATCAGACACTGCTCACAGTTGATTAGGCAGATGTTCAAACTATGACCATGTATGCATGTTCTCTGTGCTTAGCTCTATTTAGTGGAGTCCAATGAGCTCTACTAAACTCCTCCTTTATCTGAGTGCAGAAAAAGTGGTGATATCTTCCAAAGCCACTCACTGGGGGTGCCCCTGTGGAAATGTTCAGACTAGAATCTTCTCCTTTCTGATGTACTTTAGTGACTTTGACATTTAAAGTATGATTGGCAACTGAGTTAGCACCCAGTGAGATGAATGGGACAGTTCAGACTTCTCAGAGGTGTTGTT from Chelonoidis abingdonii isolate Lonesome George chromosome 2, CheloAbing_2.0, whole genome shotgun sequence includes:
- the SNRK gene encoding SNF-related serine/threonine-protein kinase, with the protein product MAGFKRGYDGKIAGLYDLDKTLGRGHFAVVKLARHVFTGEKVAVKVIDKTKLDTLATGHLFQEVRCMKLVQHPNIVRLYEVIDTQTKLYLILELGDGGDMFDYIMKHEEGLNEDLAKKYFAQIVHAISYCHKLHVVHRDLKPENVVFFEKQGLVKLTDFGFSNKFQPGKKLTTSCGSLAYSAPEILLGDEYDAPAVDIWSLGVILFMLVCGQPPFQEANDSETLTMIMDCKYTVPSHVSKECKDLITRMLQRDPKRRASLEEIENHPWLQGVDPSPATKYNIPLVSYKNLSEEEHNSIIQRMVLGDIADRDTIVEALETNKYNHITATYFLLAERILREKQEKEIQTRSASPSNIKAQFRQSWPTKIDVPQDLEDDLTASPLSHATVPQSPARTAENILNGHRSKALGDSAKKEDIPELAGPALSVVPSVSLKPTTSGRKCLFRVEEDEEEDEEDKKPISLSTQVVLRRKPSVTNRLTSRKSAPVLNQIFEEGESDDEFDMDENLPPKLSRLKMNIASPSTVHKRYHRRKSQGRGSSCSSSETSDDDSESRRRLDKDSGFTYSWHRRDSSEGPPGNQGDGGGQSKPSNGNGGIDKTSPSDNNKNGGSPSTGSGGSTNNTSGSTRRCAGSGNSMQLSSRSAGDLVESLKLMSLCLGSQIHGSTKYIIDPQNNLSFSSVKVQEKSMWKMCISSSGSANPASSLGSIKFFSDQMSDTANELERIKSKNLKNNVLQLPLCEKTISVNIQRNPKEGLLCTSSQTSCCHVI